Genomic window (Microbacterium oxydans):
CCTACAAGTACACGGTCGAGGACTCCATCTATCTCGGACCGGGCGCGGGAGGCAAGGGGCTCGGCGCCGCGCTCCTGCAGGCGCTGATCGACGCCTGCGAGCAGATCGGCCTCCGCGAGATGGTCGCGGTCATCAGCGACAGCGGCGCCGAGGCATCGGTGCGCCTGCACGCGAAGCTCGGGTTCGTCGAGGCGGGACGGATGGGGCGCGTCGGCTACAAGTTCGGTCGGGAGCTGGGCACCGTGTACATGCGGCGCGTGCTCAAGCCGACCGGGCGACGTCGGGGGAGCCTCTTCGGGGCACGCCGCTGACGGGACGTTTCGTCTCGCTGGCGCTCGCTCAACGACCGGTGGTCGGGTGGCGGTCGCTCAGCGACCGGGGCTGCCGGGGATGACCGGGATCGCGGCGAGCAGCGTCTTCGTGTATTCGTGGGCGGGGCGCAGGAGCACATCCTGAGTGGAGCCGCGCTCGACGACGTGGCCGTCCTTCATGACCATGACGGTGTCGCACAGGTTCTGCACCACGCCGATGTCGTGCGACACCAGCACCAGGGTGAGATCCGTCGTCCGCCGCAGCTCGATCAGCAGCTCGAGGATCTGCGCGCGCACCGTCACGTCGAGCGCCGACAGCGGCTCGTCGCCCACAAGGATGCGGGGGCGGTGCACGATCGCCCGCGCGAGGGCGATGCGCTGCCGCTGCCCTCCGGAGAACTCATGCGGGTAGCGGTCGGCCATCTCCGGCTCCAGGCCGACCTGGGCGAGCACCTCGTGCACGCGGGCCCGGCGGTCGCCCGGGATGTCCAGGGCCCACAGGGGTTCGCCCACGATCTGTCCGGCCGTCATCCTCGGGTCGAGGGACGCGTAGGGGTCCTGGAACACCAGGCCGGTCTCGCGGCGCAGCCAGTGCAGCGACTTCGCGGAGGCCGCGGCGTCCACCCGTCGCCCGTCGATGCTCACGGTCCCGGTGGTCGGCCGGTCGAGCCCCAGCAGCAGCCGCACCAGCGTGGACTTGCCGGAACCGGATTCGCCGATGATGCCGACGGATGAGCCCTCGACGATGTCGAGGTCGGTCGGTGACAGTGCCGTCTGGGTGCGCGCGCGCGCGAACGTGGTCCGCTGGGGGGCGAAGAAGTCGCGCCCGAGTCCCCGGGCCTCGATCAGGGTCATGCGACTCCTCCGTCCGGACGCCAGAGGGTCGCCGTCGCGTCACGCAGCAGCCCCTGGGTGATCGGCGATGTCGGCGCGGACAGGAGCCGCGACACGGGTGCCGCTTCCACGACCCGCCCGTGCTCGAGCACCACGCCCTCGGTGGCGACCTGCGCGAGGACGGCGAGGTCGTGGGTGATGAACACCAGGGACATGCCCTCGTCGGCGACGAGGGCGAGCAGCAGCGAGAGGATCTCGGCCTGGATCGTGACGTCGAGGGCCGTCGTCGGCTCGTCGGCGATCAGCAGCTTCGGGCGGCACGCGAGCGCCATCGCGATCGCGACACGCTGCCGCTGACCGCCGGAGAGCTGGTGCGGATACCGGTCCACGATCGACTCCGGATCGGGCAGCCGCACGCGGGCCGCCTCGGCGATCGCGCGCTCCCTCGCCTCGCGGCGGCCGATCCCCTCGTGGATCCGGATCGACTCCGCGATCTGCCGCCCGACCGTGCGGATGGGGTTCAGGGCCGTGCGCGGCTCCTGGAACACGATCCCGATGTCGTCGCCGCGCAGCTGCGCCAGTTCACGATCCGGCATCCCGATCAGCTCGGTGCCGTTCCAGCGGATGCTGCCGCTCGCGGTCGCGCCGTCGGGGAGGAGCCCGAGGACCGCGAGGGCGGTGAGCGACTTGCCCGACCCCGACTCGCCGATCAGGCCCAGGCGCGCGCCGTCCGGCACCTCGAAGGAGACGCCGTCGACCACCCGGCGTCCATCGATCTCGATCACGAGATCCTGCACGGAGAGACTCATGCGACCACCGCCGGGGTGTGGATCTCGGCGGCGCGGTGGCGCAGGGTCGGGTCGGTCGCCTCGCGCAGCCCGTCGCCCAGCAGGTTCAGTGCGAGCACCGTGATCGTGATGGTGAGGCCGGGCCAGATCACCGACAGCGGATGCACCCCGATGTACCGCTGCAGGTCGGCGAGCAGCAGACCCCAGCTGGGATCCACGACCGAGGCGCCGAAGCCCAGGTACGACAGGCCGGCCTCGGCGAGGACGGCCACGGCCATCGACCACGACAGCTGCACGATGAACACCGGAGCGACGTTGGGGAGCAGGTGCCGCACGAGGTTCTGCGTGGGCGTGAGGCCGGACGCGCGGGCGGCGAGCACGAAGTCGCTCTGCTGCACGCGACGCAGCTCCGGGCGCGTGACGCGGGCGATGTTCACGCCGAAGCCGATCCCGACGGCCCAGATCACGACCCAGAGCGAGCCGCCCCACACCGAGGAGATCATCATCGCGATCAGCAGCACGGGGAAGGCGATCAGGATGTCGACGAGCACGGCGACCGTCTCCCGCATCCAGCGGGCGGTGAGTGCGCCCAGGGCGGCGAGGGCGATGCCGACGACGGTCGCCACGATGCCGGCGCCGATGCTCACGAAGACGGTCGTCCGCGCGCCGGCCATCAGCAGGCTGAGGATGTCGCGGCCGGTGTCGTCGGTGCCGAGGAGATGCGGCCAGCTCGGCGGGAGCCAGCGGTCGCCGATGTCGGATGCCTGCGGGTCGAAGGGCGTCCAGAACAGCGACACGATCGCGGCGAGGACGATCACGGCGATGACGATGATCCCGAAGCGCCCCGTGGCCGTGCTCCAGAGCCTGCCGAGCCAGCGCGGAGTCATGCGGCCTCCCGCTGTCGAGGGTCGATGGCGCGGTGCAGGAGGTCGACCACGAAGCCCACGATCAACACGAATCCGGTGAGCACGAGCAGCTCGCTCTGCACCTTGATGAGGTCGCGGGTCCCGACGTCGGCGACCAGCATCCGTCCGATGCCGGGGAGGGTGAAGAGCTGCTCGATCACGACCGATCCCACGATGATCCCGGCGACCTGGAGTCCGAGCACCGTGATGATCGAGAGGCCGACGGCGGGGATGCCGTGCTGGA
Coding sequences:
- a CDS encoding GNAT family N-acetyltransferase, producing the protein MQFEPGDRRRVLPRHLRPASAPEVFSYTIRAARPADLPHIREIYNHFVSNSAVTLDERRSSIPYWRDKYALLTRLGLPFLVAVSPAGVVIGYALAQPWAGKNAYKYTVEDSIYLGPGAGGKGLGAALLQALIDACEQIGLREMVAVISDSGAEASVRLHAKLGFVEAGRMGRVGYKFGRELGTVYMRRVLKPTGRRRGSLFGARR
- a CDS encoding ABC transporter ATP-binding protein gives rise to the protein MTLIEARGLGRDFFAPQRTTFARARTQTALSPTDLDIVEGSSVGIIGESGSGKSTLVRLLLGLDRPTTGTVSIDGRRVDAAASAKSLHWLRRETGLVFQDPYASLDPRMTAGQIVGEPLWALDIPGDRRARVHEVLAQVGLEPEMADRYPHEFSGGQRQRIALARAIVHRPRILVGDEPLSALDVTVRAQILELLIELRRTTDLTLVLVSHDIGVVQNLCDTVMVMKDGHVVERGSTQDVLLRPAHEYTKTLLAAIPVIPGSPGR
- a CDS encoding ATP-binding cassette domain-containing protein, which gives rise to MSLSVQDLVIEIDGRRVVDGVSFEVPDGARLGLIGESGSGKSLTALAVLGLLPDGATASGSIRWNGTELIGMPDRELAQLRGDDIGIVFQEPRTALNPIRTVGRQIAESIRIHEGIGRREARERAIAEAARVRLPDPESIVDRYPHQLSGGQRQRVAIAMALACRPKLLIADEPTTALDVTIQAEILSLLLALVADEGMSLVFITHDLAVLAQVATEGVVLEHGRVVEAAPVSRLLSAPTSPITQGLLRDATATLWRPDGGVA
- a CDS encoding ABC transporter permease, with translation MTPRWLGRLWSTATGRFGIIVIAVIVLAAIVSLFWTPFDPQASDIGDRWLPPSWPHLLGTDDTGRDILSLLMAGARTTVFVSIGAGIVATVVGIALAALGALTARWMRETVAVLVDILIAFPVLLIAMMISSVWGGSLWVVIWAVGIGFGVNIARVTRPELRRVQQSDFVLAARASGLTPTQNLVRHLLPNVAPVFIVQLSWSMAVAVLAEAGLSYLGFGASVVDPSWGLLLADLQRYIGVHPLSVIWPGLTITITVLALNLLGDGLREATDPTLRHRAAEIHTPAVVA